The Streptococcus pluranimalium genome contains a region encoding:
- a CDS encoding DUF443 domain-containing protein, with translation MDIIIYWMFFQETLSRIYFSPLNWSQYHKVYLITKQVSLLFLPARGISVFLNSWLRVHNTDVFHYFDTHLSIGSNITLLALGTVLAYFSLQSFFAKRKKSIQEILGKELGVPSYYQLRPQKPFRFFFSIFWTWLFLILLIIVFGIIFIYTGNLSFLLGFILMTFFYLRSVNGSFSTKEEWKYEIVDIKKLGV, from the coding sequence ATGGATATTATTATTTATTGGATGTTTTTCCAAGAAACATTATCGCGAATCTATTTTTCCCCTTTAAATTGGTCTCAGTATCATAAAGTCTATCTTATAACAAAGCAAGTAAGTTTGTTATTCCTACCAGCAAGGGGAATATCAGTATTTTTAAATTCATGGTTACGAGTCCACAATACAGATGTTTTTCACTATTTCGATACACATTTATCAATTGGTAGTAATATTACTTTGTTAGCATTAGGAACAGTCTTAGCATATTTTTCATTGCAAAGCTTTTTCGCTAAAAGAAAGAAAAGTATTCAGGAGATACTTGGTAAAGAATTAGGAGTACCATCTTATTATCAACTAAGACCACAAAAGCCGTTTCGATTTTTCTTTAGTATTTTTTGGACATGGCTGTTTCTAATTTTATTGATAATAGTATTTGGAATAATTTTTATTTATACAGGAAATTTATCATTCCTTTTAGGGTTTATTTTAATGACATTTTTTTATTTGAGATCAGTAAATGGATCGTTTAGTACTAAAGAAGAGTGGAAATATGAAATCGTTGATATCAAGAAATTAGGTGTTTAA
- a CDS encoding DUF443 family protein, translating to MKIIQFYNKGNMRYVLFQIDGQHYLLDRRPRHLLVYFFIPSSWFFYQNVFPITDEEYSKMNFKHSKASKFTIPTSLIVGLVVFFNSWSRLKNYNPFEHPNTTMPMTIKWTLLVLSIIVASVLVQLIYYTRKNSLEKMLGRELGQPSFYKFKPESPVKLSISIFKLLLFGIFMFIAFSVTFMYLGHILVLLGVVFMAVMVIGSVNGAFQPIGEWRYHIMDKK from the coding sequence ATGAAAATAATTCAATTTTACAATAAAGGCAATATGCGTTATGTTCTCTTTCAGATTGATGGACAACATTATCTATTAGATAGGCGCCCTCGTCATTTGCTTGTTTATTTTTTTATTCCATCAAGTTGGTTTTTTTATCAAAATGTTTTTCCTATTACAGATGAAGAATATTCCAAAATGAATTTCAAACACTCAAAGGCAAGTAAATTCACTATTCCAACTTCATTAATTGTTGGTTTAGTTGTATTTTTCAACTCTTGGTCACGTTTGAAAAATTATAATCCTTTTGAACATCCTAATACAACTATGCCCATGACAATCAAATGGACTTTACTAGTCTTAAGCATTATTGTTGCATCTGTCTTGGTTCAACTGATTTATTATACTCGTAAAAATAGTCTAGAAAAGATGTTGGGCAGAGAATTGGGTCAACCAAGTTTTTATAAGTTTAAGCCAGAAAGTCCAGTGAAATTATCTATAAGTATTTTTAAATTATTATTATTTGGTATATTCATGTTTATCGCTTTTTCTGTTACTTTTATGTATTTAGGACATATTCTTGTCTTACTCGGAGTTGTGTTCATGGCGGTTATGGTGATTGGTTCTGTTAATGGTGCTTTTCAACCAATCGGCGAGTGGCGTTATCATATTATGGATAAAAAATAA
- a CDS encoding MarR family winged helix-turn-helix transcriptional regulator, with translation MENPLQVFKTVIAQLEQASGELAQKYDIKPLKGPQGKALYYLFKHQDEEIFIKDIEQRLHISKSVASNLVKRMERNGYLRLETSLKDKRYKRLVLTKKGISKIEPLEDFHVDLMTHLFAGISPDDASAVERVLAQLQTNLRKYKEENDV, from the coding sequence ATGGAAAATCCTTTGCAAGTTTTTAAAACAGTCATTGCACAATTGGAGCAAGCCTCTGGTGAATTAGCTCAGAAATATGATATCAAGCCTTTAAAAGGGCCTCAAGGCAAGGCTTTGTATTATCTCTTTAAACACCAGGATGAAGAGATATTTATCAAAGACATTGAGCAGCGTCTCCATATTTCTAAGTCTGTTGCTAGCAATCTAGTGAAGCGAATGGAGCGAAATGGTTATCTACGCTTGGAGACTTCTTTAAAAGACAAACGTTATAAACGTTTAGTATTAACCAAAAAAGGGATTTCTAAAATTGAACCTTTGGAAGATTTTCATGTCGATTTAATGACACATCTTTTTGCGGGCATCAGTCCTGATGATGCAAGTGCAGTAGAGCGGGTGTTAGCACAGCTCCAAACGAATTTAAGGAAATACAAAGAGGAGAACGATGTTTAA
- a CDS encoding ABC transporter ATP-binding protein: MFKLLKYLNGKEWAMIALSTVFICLAVWMDIETPAYMSDITKLLQEKGTRTADIMEPGWKMLGLSLGSFIMAVCVGFLAARTAASFTTRLRSEIFNQVMDYSDAEIKQFSVPSLLTRTTNDLTQLQILITMGMQVVTRGPIMAIWALTKIWGKSSEWTWSVAIAVAVVMLLLATLLIFAFPRLQKVQKYTDGLNATMREILSGIRVVRAYNAEDYQDAKFSEQNLALTRLNLFVSRLFALMNPVMTVVSSGLTLAIYWIGAQMIDNIAIKMTSRAAAMASVQDRISVFSDMVVFSSYAMQVVMGFMMMVAIFIILPRALVSAGRINEVLSLEPSIIFKKTSTEKLVEKGQVEYRNVTFKYAQESEAVVENISFKASAGQTIAFIGSTGSGKTSLVKLLPRFYDVTSGQILVDGIDIKDYSHEELNNKIGYIPQKAVLFSGTIRSNMIFGESGQKQPDDQAIWDALELAQAKDFVQAKEDGLETEVAQGGTNFSGGQRQRLAIARALARKPEMLIFDDSFSALDYKTDRILRQALNEKTGQMTKLIVAQRISTIMDADQILVLDQGQVVGQGTHKELLANNSVYQEIAYSQLSKEELDREN, encoded by the coding sequence ATGTTTAAATTATTGAAATATTTAAATGGTAAAGAGTGGGCGATGATTGCCCTATCTACCGTTTTTATTTGTTTAGCTGTCTGGATGGATATTGAAACACCAGCCTATATGTCAGATATTACCAAGTTACTTCAGGAAAAAGGAACAAGGACAGCTGATATTATGGAACCGGGTTGGAAAATGCTTGGTTTGTCTTTAGGCAGTTTTATCATGGCAGTTTGTGTCGGTTTTTTGGCAGCTCGAACAGCAGCTAGTTTTACGACGCGTTTGCGTTCCGAAATTTTCAATCAGGTTATGGATTATTCCGATGCTGAGATCAAACAATTCTCCGTACCAAGCCTCTTAACCAGAACAACCAATGACCTAACGCAGTTACAAATTTTAATTACCATGGGTATGCAGGTAGTAACACGTGGTCCTATTATGGCAATCTGGGCCTTGACCAAGATTTGGGGTAAAAGTAGTGAGTGGACCTGGTCCGTTGCTATTGCGGTTGCAGTAGTCATGCTCTTGTTAGCAACTCTTTTGATTTTTGCTTTTCCGCGTTTACAAAAGGTCCAAAAATACACTGATGGGCTTAATGCAACCATGCGTGAAATTTTATCAGGGATTCGCGTTGTCCGAGCCTATAATGCTGAAGACTATCAAGATGCAAAATTTTCAGAGCAAAACCTAGCTCTGACTCGTCTGAATCTTTTTGTCAGTCGCCTATTTGCCTTGATGAATCCAGTCATGACAGTAGTTTCCAGTGGTTTGACCTTGGCTATTTATTGGATTGGGGCTCAGATGATTGATAATATCGCTATCAAGATGACGTCAAGGGCAGCTGCTATGGCTAGCGTTCAAGACAGAATCTCTGTTTTTAGTGATATGGTTGTTTTTTCATCCTACGCTATGCAAGTTGTCATGGGCTTTATGATGATGGTCGCTATCTTTATTATCCTACCGCGTGCCTTGGTGTCAGCAGGGCGGATTAATGAAGTGCTTTCTTTGGAACCAAGCATTATCTTCAAGAAAACATCAACTGAGAAATTAGTTGAAAAAGGCCAAGTAGAATACCGAAATGTTACCTTCAAATATGCCCAAGAATCAGAAGCAGTTGTCGAAAATATCTCCTTCAAAGCTAGTGCAGGTCAAACGATTGCCTTTATCGGGTCAACTGGTTCTGGTAAAACAAGTTTGGTTAAACTTTTACCACGTTTTTATGATGTTACGTCAGGACAGATTTTAGTTGATGGTATTGATATTAAGGATTACAGTCATGAGGAACTCAATAATAAAATTGGTTATATCCCTCAGAAAGCTGTACTCTTTAGTGGAACTATTCGCTCTAACATGATCTTTGGTGAGAGCGGTCAAAAACAACCAGATGATCAAGCTATTTGGGATGCGCTAGAATTGGCTCAAGCTAAAGACTTTGTCCAGGCTAAAGAAGACGGACTTGAGACGGAAGTGGCACAAGGTGGAACAAATTTCTCTGGTGGTCAACGCCAACGATTGGCGATTGCGCGTGCCCTTGCTCGTAAACCGGAAATGTTGATTTTTGACGATTCCTTCTCTGCCCTTGATTACAAGACGGATCGTATTTTGCGTCAGGCCTTAAATGAAAAAACGGGACAGATGACCAAACTCATTGTTGCTCAAAGGATTTCAACCATTATGGATGCGGACCAAATCTTAGTATTGGATCAAGGTCAGGTTGTTGGTCAAGGCACTCATAAGGAACTTTTGGCAAACAATAGCGTTTACCAAGAAATTGCCTATTCACAATTATCTAAGGAGGAATTGGACCGTGAAAACTAA
- a CDS encoding ABC transporter ATP-binding protein, with product MKTKKRSLLSQSFPFLKGFRFVFVLAIMFTICSSIITVIGPDKLKEITDVITEGIVSTVDMAKIKDIGFQLAFLYGGGALLSYSASFIISTMIQHFSQRMRIAIAEKINRVPLSYFDAHSQGDTLSRVTNDVDNMTQALNQSLTTLVSSSVLLVGSIIMMFKTNGIMAGTAIGSVLLGFLLSMVIMMKSQPFFKRQQDNLAAINGYVEETYTGHNLVISYNAREQAKTRFEELNQNLYSSMWQSQFFSGIMMPMMQFIGNFGYVMVCLVGAKLVIDGDITMGTIVAFMTYVRIFSQPLGQMAQGATQMQTVSATMGRIFEFLDAPEMEDESSKNQQLLDIKGHVDFDHVTFGYTPEKTIIKDFSAQAKPGQKVAIVGPTGAGKTTIVNLLMRFYELNSGSISIDQVNVHDMTREEVHNAFSMVLQDTWLFEGTIKENLIYNQTHITDEQVVEAAKAVGIHHFIMTLPKNYDSVLDDTLTLSVGQKQLLTIARALLKDAPLLILDEATSSVDTRTEELIQKAMDKLMEGRTSFVIAHRLSTIRNADLILVMKDGNIIEQGNHETLMTENGFYADLYNSQFEVA from the coding sequence GTGAAAACTAAGAAAAGATCATTACTCAGCCAGTCTTTTCCTTTCTTGAAAGGCTTCCGGTTTGTTTTTGTACTGGCTATTATGTTTACCATCTGTTCAAGTATCATTACGGTTATTGGACCGGATAAGCTAAAAGAAATCACCGACGTTATTACAGAAGGTATTGTTTCCACGGTTGACATGGCTAAAATCAAGGACATTGGTTTCCAGTTAGCCTTCCTTTATGGTGGCGGTGCTCTTTTGTCTTACTCGGCTAGCTTTATCATTTCAACTATGATTCAGCATTTTTCACAACGCATGCGCATAGCCATTGCTGAAAAAATTAATCGTGTGCCTTTGTCATACTTTGACGCTCATTCACAGGGAGATACTCTATCACGTGTGACCAATGATGTGGATAATATGACCCAGGCTTTAAACCAGAGTTTGACGACTCTCGTTTCATCTAGTGTTCTCTTAGTTGGTTCCATTATCATGATGTTTAAAACCAATGGCATCATGGCTGGGACAGCGATTGGATCAGTTCTCTTAGGTTTCTTGCTAAGTATGGTCATTATGATGAAAAGCCAACCTTTCTTTAAGCGTCAGCAGGATAATTTAGCGGCGATTAATGGTTACGTTGAGGAAACGTATACAGGGCATAATCTGGTTATTTCATACAATGCCAGAGAACAAGCCAAAACAAGATTCGAAGAGCTCAATCAAAATCTTTACAGCAGTATGTGGCAGTCCCAATTTTTCTCAGGGATTATGATGCCCATGATGCAGTTTATTGGTAATTTTGGCTATGTTATGGTCTGCTTGGTTGGAGCTAAACTGGTCATTGATGGTGACATCACGATGGGAACTATTGTCGCTTTTATGACTTATGTTCGTATCTTCTCTCAACCTCTTGGGCAAATGGCTCAGGGGGCTACACAAATGCAAACTGTTTCCGCAACGATGGGAAGAATTTTTGAATTCCTCGATGCGCCTGAAATGGAAGACGAAAGTTCTAAAAATCAGCAATTATTAGACATTAAAGGTCATGTCGATTTTGACCATGTGACTTTTGGGTATACACCTGAAAAAACGATTATTAAGGATTTTTCAGCTCAAGCCAAACCTGGTCAAAAGGTGGCCATTGTTGGTCCGACTGGGGCTGGTAAAACAACCATTGTCAATCTCCTCATGCGTTTTTATGAGCTCAACAGTGGTAGCATTAGTATCGATCAAGTCAATGTACACGACATGACGCGAGAAGAAGTCCATAATGCCTTCTCAATGGTTCTACAAGATACTTGGCTCTTTGAAGGGACGATCAAAGAAAACTTGATTTACAACCAGACTCATATCACAGATGAGCAAGTAGTTGAAGCGGCAAAGGCTGTTGGAATCCATCACTTTATCATGACCCTTCCTAAAAATTACGACAGTGTCTTGGATGATACCTTAACCTTGTCAGTTGGTCAGAAACAGCTCTTGACCATTGCACGTGCTCTTTTGAAAGATGCACCGCTCTTGATTTTGGATGAAGCGACCTCATCTGTCGATACACGTACGGAAGAGTTGATTCAAAAAGCCATGGACAAACTTATGGAAGGCAGAACATCCTTTGTCATCGCTCACCGTTTGTCAACAATCCGAAACGCTGATTTAATTTTGGTCATGAAAGATGGTAACATCATCGAGCAGGGTAATCATGAAACCTTGATGACTGAAAATGGTTTCTATGCGGATCTTTATAATTCGCAATTTGAAGTGGCTTAA
- a CDS encoding GDSL-type esterase/lipase family protein codes for MTKHRKKWFDRFIYIILIITAIYSFTRLFESSDTSDKKNKITIAAVGDSITYGAGVASTRETDSYPALLQEALGQNYHVINFGLSGRTLLSHTAKPYFKESLAKKSFAVNPDIVIIMLGTNDSREVYWQPKRYQKEYLAVIKRYQALESHPKIYIMIPPRVFFENPQPTYPNNKVVDGQLRNLIPKIAEKAGVSVIDQYKGTENHPEWFSDQLHPNLEGNQAIVQAILKQTSLKAAKRN; via the coding sequence ATGACTAAACATAGAAAGAAGTGGTTTGATCGTTTTATTTACATCATATTGATTATAACCGCTATCTATAGTTTTACCCGTTTGTTTGAGTCCAGTGATACCTCAGATAAAAAAAATAAAATTACTATTGCAGCTGTCGGTGATAGTATTACCTATGGAGCAGGAGTCGCGTCAACTCGGGAGACAGACTCTTATCCAGCACTGTTGCAAGAGGCTTTAGGACAAAACTATCACGTTATCAATTTTGGTTTAAGTGGTAGGACATTATTGTCTCATACTGCGAAACCTTATTTCAAAGAGTCTTTAGCTAAAAAATCCTTTGCAGTAAATCCCGATATCGTCATCATCATGTTGGGAACCAATGATTCTAGAGAAGTTTATTGGCAACCAAAGCGTTATCAAAAAGAATACTTAGCAGTTATTAAGCGTTACCAGGCTTTAGAGAGTCACCCTAAAATCTATATCATGATTCCACCTCGTGTCTTTTTTGAAAATCCCCAACCTACTTATCCTAATAATAAGGTTGTAGATGGTCAATTAAGAAACCTGATTCCTAAAATAGCTGAGAAAGCAGGAGTATCAGTGATTGATCAATATAAAGGAACTGAAAATCATCCAGAATGGTTTAGTGATCAACTGCATCCAAATTTAGAGGGTAATCAAGCTATTGTTCAAGCTATTTTAAAGCAGACAAGTCTAAAAGCAGCGAAACGAAACTAA
- a CDS encoding metallophosphoesterase, with protein MTKKFRTILVSLLLLLVFIFLATWREDSRTKNAIKKVWIITDLHQLSPDLQDGKSAFKTIQATAAGKDLRYGKDRMEALLLQAKREKPDLLIVSGDLTFNGEYQSLKDLSESFQTFEKNGIQVLVEPGNHDIADGWAREFRGNKQYKTKQISKDDFETLMADFGYQEADARDKSSLTYLAKVSPKQWFLMIDSNIYSDDVGKGAPATNGRLKKKTLSFIEKQLSAAKEQGALVIPVMHHNVLNQHQRPQQGYTLDNAPDLRKLYAKYDQKIALSGHIHTQNIKQETLIGGTSLTEIVTGAFSIPPASIGELRFEKDSLYYQQLALDVNPWLKKQSVTNNQDLINHRQYMDSIFNDASNLLVHMRLHDEGWYDGEVAEEVSTIIKSVNLAYFTGQPIDNHWMEEHVYRKKIYQEVKTNHPDSFVVTYVEQVLAESRDGSDQKIRITLKTPKETDDDNDND; from the coding sequence GTGACTAAGAAATTTAGAACTATACTGGTTAGTCTATTACTTTTGTTGGTTTTTATCTTTCTAGCCACTTGGAGAGAAGATAGTAGGACAAAGAATGCTATAAAAAAGGTTTGGATCATTACTGATTTACACCAATTATCACCTGATTTACAGGATGGTAAAAGTGCCTTTAAAACCATTCAAGCGACGGCGGCTGGTAAGGATTTGCGGTATGGTAAAGACAGAATGGAAGCCTTACTTCTTCAAGCAAAAAGAGAAAAGCCGGACTTATTAATCGTTAGTGGTGATTTGACCTTTAATGGAGAGTACCAAAGTTTGAAGGATTTATCAGAGTCTTTTCAAACTTTTGAAAAAAATGGTATTCAAGTTCTTGTTGAACCTGGCAATCATGATATTGCGGACGGATGGGCGCGTGAATTTCGGGGGAATAAGCAGTATAAAACCAAGCAAATTTCAAAAGATGACTTTGAAACTCTTATGGCTGATTTTGGTTATCAGGAGGCCGATGCAAGGGACAAATCTTCCTTGACTTACCTAGCGAAGGTCAGCCCCAAACAGTGGTTTTTGATGATTGATTCTAATATTTATAGTGATGACGTTGGAAAGGGAGCACCTGCTACAAATGGACGCTTGAAGAAAAAAACTTTATCTTTCATTGAGAAACAATTATCAGCTGCTAAGGAGCAAGGGGCATTGGTTATTCCTGTTATGCACCATAATGTGCTCAATCAACATCAACGACCGCAGCAAGGATATACTTTGGATAATGCACCTGATTTGAGAAAACTATATGCTAAGTATGATCAGAAGATTGCTTTATCAGGGCATATCCATACTCAAAATATCAAGCAAGAAACCCTAATTGGTGGTACTAGCTTAACTGAAATTGTTACAGGAGCTTTCTCTATACCTCCAGCTAGTATTGGTGAATTGCGATTTGAGAAGGATAGTTTGTATTATCAGCAACTAGCTCTAGATGTAAATCCTTGGTTGAAAAAGCAGTCAGTGACCAATAATCAAGACTTAATCAATCATCGTCAGTATATGGACAGCATTTTTAATGATGCTAGTAATCTCTTAGTTCATATGAGACTACATGATGAAGGATGGTATGATGGCGAAGTGGCAGAAGAAGTGTCAACCATTATTAAATCGGTTAACTTAGCTTATTTTACAGGTCAACCTATAGATAACCATTGGATGGAAGAACATGTCTATCGAAAGAAAATATATCAAGAAGTTAAGACAAATCACCCAGATAGTTTCGTAGTGACCTATGTAGAGCAAGTTTTAGCAGAGAGTCGCGATGGCTCAGATCAAAAAATTAGGATTACTCTAAAGACGCCAAAGGAGACAGACGATGACAATGACAATGACTAG
- the rpsU gene encoding 30S ribosomal protein S21, which yields MSKTVVRKNESLDDALRRFKRSVTKAGTLQEARKREHYEKPSVKRKRKSEAARKRKKF from the coding sequence ATGTCAAAAACAGTCGTACGTAAAAATGAATCACTCGATGATGCACTTCGTCGTTTCAAACGTTCTGTGACTAAAGCTGGTACTCTTCAAGAGGCACGTAAACGTGAACACTATGAAAAACCATCTGTAAAACGTAAACGTAAATCAGAAGCAGCTCGCAAACGTAAAAAATTCTAA
- a CDS encoding CapA family protein, which translates to MKGLTLIRNCCLGFLGLSLLFAGFYDIHQSMTRSTPRKTTKLKQARIVANGDILIHDILYASALKADGSYDFEPYFTYVTDRISKADLAIGDFEGTISPDYPLAGYPLFNAPEEIAETLEKTGYDVIDLGHNHILDSGLSGAINTSQTFNDLGLDTIGFYKKDRNQEGFLIKEVNGIKIAILAYAYGYNGMEANLTNQEYEKHMADLDTKKIKKELERAEKEADVTIVMPQMGTEYDLEPSEDQVKLYHKMVSWGADVIFGGHPHVIQPSETLEIEGEKKLIIYSMGNFISNQRAEIMENKWPERGLLMDVTFEKSNNKTRIKTVKAHPTLVEAKPKGTFAPEGYELYDYRVMILEDFIAGGKYRQKIDKALQQKVDTAYKETKELVNLQW; encoded by the coding sequence ATGAAAGGTTTGACATTAATCAGAAACTGTTGCTTAGGCTTTTTAGGGCTATCTTTACTTTTCGCTGGATTTTATGATATCCATCAGTCAATGACTAGATCGACACCGAGAAAAACAACTAAGCTTAAACAAGCCCGCATTGTTGCTAACGGTGACATTCTTATTCACGATATCTTATATGCAAGTGCTTTAAAAGCAGATGGTTCTTATGATTTTGAGCCTTACTTTACCTATGTGACTGATCGTATTTCGAAGGCTGATTTGGCTATTGGTGATTTTGAAGGAACGATTTCTCCTGATTATCCTCTTGCTGGCTATCCCCTATTTAATGCTCCTGAGGAAATAGCAGAGACTTTAGAGAAGACAGGCTATGATGTTATAGATTTAGGACATAATCACATTTTAGATTCTGGATTGTCTGGCGCAATCAATACTTCACAGACTTTTAATGATTTAGGACTAGACACCATTGGATTCTACAAAAAAGATAGGAATCAAGAAGGCTTTCTCATTAAGGAAGTTAACGGTATCAAAATTGCAATTTTAGCTTATGCATACGGTTATAATGGTATGGAAGCCAATCTAACAAATCAAGAGTATGAGAAACATATGGCTGATCTTGATACCAAAAAGATCAAAAAAGAATTAGAACGAGCAGAAAAAGAAGCCGATGTCACTATAGTTATGCCACAGATGGGTACAGAATATGACCTAGAACCTTCTGAAGACCAAGTCAAGCTCTATCATAAGATGGTATCATGGGGCGCTGACGTTATCTTTGGGGGTCATCCTCACGTTATCCAACCATCAGAGACTCTGGAGATAGAAGGTGAGAAGAAATTGATTATCTATTCTATGGGAAATTTCATTTCTAATCAACGAGCAGAAATCATGGAAAATAAATGGCCTGAACGAGGGTTACTAATGGATGTGACCTTTGAAAAATCTAATAACAAAACACGTATTAAGACAGTGAAAGCTCATCCAACTTTAGTTGAAGCAAAACCAAAAGGGACTTTCGCTCCAGAAGGTTATGAACTGTATGATTACCGTGTTATGATTTTAGAGGATTTTATCGCAGGGGGAAAATATCGTCAAAAAATAGATAAAGCATTACAGCAGAAGGTTGATACTGCCTATAAGGAAACAAAGGAGTTAGTGAACTTACAATGGTAA
- a CDS encoding GNAT family N-acetyltransferase — protein MVNIKRQSVSLFSKTYKQVRELYRTVFPIEERLPFIFLILNSYRTIASAYAYYQEEKFIGFAYIMHDKDYLFITYLGVNPEHHSQGFGSQILAELKKLADGRHMILSIEPMDTKADNYHQRLKRLAFYEKNGFTLTQVFYQENQEMFQFMVTDPSLNWKAFEKFLKQSFLGLASITFLEKT, from the coding sequence ATGGTAAACATTAAGAGGCAATCTGTATCCTTATTTTCAAAAACTTATAAGCAGGTGAGAGAGCTCTATCGAACAGTTTTTCCTATTGAAGAGCGTCTTCCGTTTATTTTCTTGATATTAAACAGTTATCGGACGATAGCTTCGGCATACGCCTACTATCAGGAGGAGAAGTTTATTGGCTTTGCTTATATCATGCACGATAAAGATTACTTATTTATCACTTATTTAGGTGTCAATCCCGAACATCATTCGCAAGGATTTGGTAGCCAGATATTAGCAGAGTTAAAAAAATTGGCAGATGGACGGCATATGATTTTAAGCATTGAACCGATGGATACTAAAGCAGATAACTACCATCAGCGACTAAAACGCCTTGCTTTTTATGAGAAAAATGGTTTTACATTGACTCAGGTATTTTATCAAGAGAATCAAGAAATGTTTCAGTTTATGGTAACAGATCCAAGTCTTAATTGGAAAGCTTTTGAAAAATTCTTGAAGCAATCCTTCTTAGGGCTTGCTTCCATTACCTTTTTAGAAAAAACTTAA
- the rplU gene encoding 50S ribosomal protein L21: MSTYAIIKTGGKQVKVEVGQAIYVEKIDAEAGAEVTFNEVVLVGGETTKVGTPVVEGATVVGTIEKQGKQKKVVSYKYKPKKGSHRKQGHRQPYTKVVINAINA; the protein is encoded by the coding sequence ATGAGCACATACGCAATCATCAAAACTGGTGGTAAACAAGTTAAAGTTGAAGTAGGTCAAGCTATCTACGTTGAAAAAATTGACGCTGAAGCTGGCGCAGAAGTGACTTTTAACGAAGTTGTTCTTGTTGGTGGTGAAACTACTAAAGTCGGTACTCCAGTTGTTGAAGGAGCTACAGTCGTTGGTACTATCGAAAAACAAGGTAAACAAAAGAAAGTTGTTTCTTACAAATACAAACCTAAAAAAGGTAGCCACCGTAAACAAGGTCACCGTCAACCTTACACTAAAGTTGTTATCAACGCTATCAACGCTTAA
- a CDS encoding ribosomal-processing cysteine protease Prp, translated as MIQATFIRTNQQLASVELTGHAGSGEFGYDIVCAAVSTLAINLVNSLEGLTNCTADVTIDEIDGGYMKIAISDLADLKNEKVQLLFESFLLGMTNLAENSSEFITTIVIAN; from the coding sequence ATGATTCAAGCAACCTTTATTCGGACAAATCAGCAACTTGCTAGTGTTGAACTAACAGGCCATGCTGGAAGTGGTGAATTTGGTTATGATATCGTATGTGCAGCCGTTTCGACGCTAGCGATTAACTTAGTTAATTCTTTAGAAGGTTTAACGAACTGTACAGCAGATGTAACAATCGATGAGATTGATGGCGGTTATATGAAGATAGCCATATCTGACTTAGCTGACCTTAAAAATGAGAAGGTTCAACTATTATTTGAATCATTTCTCCTAGGCATGACTAATTTAGCTGAAAACTCTAGTGAGTTTATTACAACAATCGTCATTGCCAATTAA
- the rpmA gene encoding 50S ribosomal protein L27, with protein sequence MLKMNLANLQLFAHKKGGGSTSNGRDSQAKRLGAKAADGQTVSGGSILYRQRGTHIYPGANVGRGGDDTLFAKVEGVVRFERKGRDKKQVSVYPIAK encoded by the coding sequence ATGTTAAAAATGAATCTTGCTAACTTGCAACTTTTCGCCCACAAAAAAGGTGGAGGTTCTACATCAAACGGACGTGATTCACAAGCTAAACGCCTTGGTGCTAAAGCTGCTGATGGACAAACTGTTTCAGGTGGTTCAATCCTTTACCGTCAACGCGGAACTCATATCTACCCAGGAGCTAACGTAGGTCGTGGTGGTGATGATACACTTTTCGCAAAAGTTGAAGGTGTTGTACGTTTCGAACGTAAAGGACGCGATAAAAAACAAGTATCTGTTTACCCAATCGCTAAATAA